Genomic DNA from Paenibacillus sp. MBLB1832:
GGTTACCTTATCAGATCAATATGGAGGAATTCGAGCATGAAGAAAATCATCATCACGGATGATAACCGCATGGTTGTAGAGTCTGTCGCCCAGCTACTTCCGTGGACACAATTGGGCTTTGAGATTGTTGCGAAGGCATATGACGGAGTTCAAGCTCTTGAGGCACTCAAGCGACGTGGCGCTGATATTGTTATCTCGGATATCAAGATGCCGAATATGGATGGCTTGCAGCTGATCCGGGAAATGAAGAAGCTTGGACTGGATGCCAAAACCATTGTGTTAAGTTCTTACAATGACTTCGACATGGTTCGGGAAGCCATGCGACTAGGTGCTTCGGAATACATTCTGAAGACCGAACTCGACCGTCAGACTCTCTCCCAACTGCTCATTGCACTGGCAAGTCAACTCGATCAGGAACGGGAGGCGCTGGATAATATCGGGAAGCGGGACGAATTGTCGGAATCGGAGATCTTGCGTCTCAAGGAGATGGATAACGAGCTGAGACGCAATCGCGTATACATCAGGGACCAACTGCTCCGTGGCTTATGCCTCGGGCATTTGCCCGAGGAACAGTTTCTCCAGCAGTGCAAGAGTTATCTTGAGATCCGATATGTGTCTGGTATGCATGCCTTATTATACCTGGTTGTGGACAATTTCCAGAATGTACTCGATATGAGATGGAGAGGGGATGAGCAGCTGCTATCTTTTGCTGCTATGAATGTAGTAGAGGAGTTACTCGATCGAAATGTTCGGGCAGATCTCTTCTATAACGGATCGGGAGAATTCGTTGTATTGGCCTGCTTGGAATCAGATGGAAATAATTCCTATGAATATTGGGAGAGCCTCTTCACTCAGATTGCCGAGGCACTCGAGCAATATTTTCGAATTCGTATATCCGGTGGCTTGAGTTTGGACAAGGAAGATCATTACCCGGTTTCGAAGCTCTATGTACAAGCGCTCGAGGCAAGTCAGTTTCGCTATATTCTGGGGAAGGGCAAGCTCATCACGGACCAAGATGTGATGCAACGGAGAAATATGTCCAGCAATACAAGTCCCAACCGCTTTGAACGAGTCGATATGCTGCGAAATGCCCTGCATGCTTCACACCCTCAGTTGCTCATAAAGACAGCGGACTCGTTAATGGTTCGCCCGGAAGAAGTCACACCGGAGAACTTCAGGGAAGCGCTCAGGCTCTATGAGAAATACTCCTTTATTCTAAGTGAGTTTCTGGAGAAGAATGGCTTACGTTCAAAATGCCGCAGCCTGTTGGAGAGTTTCAATGAATTCCTTTACGACCGGGAAGCGATCCCCGAGCTGAATGCCCGGTTTCTTGATATATTAAGACGTATTTCCGAGGAAATGGCGACAGGTAACAGTCATGTCCGTCTGTTAATGAAATTTGTCCAAGCCCATTACAAAGAGGAAATTACGCTTCAAACGGCATCCGAGCAACTCGGGGTAAACAGCGCCTATCTGGGAAGACTGGTGCAGAAGGAACTGCAGGTTAACTTCTCGGAATACTTGAACCATTACCGGATTGAGCGTGCTAAAGAGTTGTTGTTAGAGGGCAAACTCAAGATCTACGAGATTGCTGAGGCGGTGGGATACGGGAGTACGGAGCATTTCAGCAGAATGTTTAAAAAGGTGACGGGTCTAAGCCCCAAAGACTACTCAAGCGGCAAATTAAAATGATTGCATCATGAAATATACAGTAAGATCATTCAGATTGGTCGTTCCTCCTGATAAGATTGAACCATAAGAAATAGGAGGAACCGCCAATGAACACAACATTAGTGACTCACACTCTACTTAAGCTAAACAGACAAAAATACTTGTTTATGCTCTTACTGCCAGGCCTTGTATACTTTATCATCTTCAAATATGTCCCGATGTATGGTGTCGTGCTGGCCTTCAAAGAGTTCAATCCGATGGATGGTATCCTGGGCAGTCCTTGGGCAGGAATGAAATACTTTAACCAAATTTTTCAATCCGATTCCATTCATCAGGTCGTTTACAATACGCTGCGAATAAGTCTGCTAAAGCTCGTATTCGCCTTCCCGGCTCCGATCATGTTTGCTTTGCTGATGAATGAACTTGCCGGCAATGCGTTCAAACACGCGGTTCAAACCATCTCTTATTTGCCTCATTTTCTCTCCTGGGTTGTTATCTCTGGACTCATCTTTCAACTATTATCGCCTAGCTACGGTTTATATGGTTATGTAGCGAATATGTTTGGCTGGAAGACACAGGTTTTGCTAGCACAACCGAATACGTTT
This window encodes:
- a CDS encoding ABC transporter permease — translated: MNTTLVTHTLLKLNRQKYLFMLLLPGLVYFIIFKYVPMYGVVLAFKEFNPMDGILGSPWAGMKYFNQIFQSDSIHQVVYNTLRISLLKLVFAFPAPIMFALLMNELAGNAFKHAVQTISYLPHFLSWVVISGLIFQLLSPSYGLYGYVANMFGWKTQVLLAQPNTFLTILVSSEIWKEFGYGSVIYLAAIAGISGELYEAARMDGAGRFKMMVHITLPSLLPIISILFILQLGHVLDGGFDQIMNLYNPLVYGVADVVDTYVYRMGLANFQYSFGTAVGLFKGIVAMILVISTNYIVRKTTDHSIW
- a CDS encoding response regulator transcription factor yields the protein MKKIIITDDNRMVVESVAQLLPWTQLGFEIVAKAYDGVQALEALKRRGADIVISDIKMPNMDGLQLIREMKKLGLDAKTIVLSSYNDFDMVREAMRLGASEYILKTELDRQTLSQLLIALASQLDQEREALDNIGKRDELSESEILRLKEMDNELRRNRVYIRDQLLRGLCLGHLPEEQFLQQCKSYLEIRYVSGMHALLYLVVDNFQNVLDMRWRGDEQLLSFAAMNVVEELLDRNVRADLFYNGSGEFVVLACLESDGNNSYEYWESLFTQIAEALEQYFRIRISGGLSLDKEDHYPVSKLYVQALEASQFRYILGKGKLITDQDVMQRRNMSSNTSPNRFERVDMLRNALHASHPQLLIKTADSLMVRPEEVTPENFREALRLYEKYSFILSEFLEKNGLRSKCRSLLESFNEFLYDREAIPELNARFLDILRRISEEMATGNSHVRLLMKFVQAHYKEEITLQTASEQLGVNSAYLGRLVQKELQVNFSEYLNHYRIERAKELLLEGKLKIYEIAEAVGYGSTEHFSRMFKKVTGLSPKDYSSGKLK